The following coding sequences are from one Pseudomonas mendocina window:
- a CDS encoding cyclic nucleotide-binding domain-containing protein → MNEPLTPEQLRILTPLNVLSEQQWRELRSQLVPQPLLAGQLLFRQGDQARLTYYLLAGELQLQDAEGRTQRVSAGSAISCHPLSPGMPRLHEARALTDVSVLMIDSVTLDRLLTWRLAYQDLLLAMQQGGADIEWLERLLENPLFTKVPPANVQNMLGRLQRVEIEAGHQVLTEGEAGDCCFFLESGRAEVIRSAGSDRQVLAELEVGACFGEEALLSDRPRNATVTMVEAGSVLRLDRQDFFALLKAPVVAEVSLGEAARLLAQGAQWLDVRLLEEYEKAYAPQALHMPLQLLRLKARLLDRSRTYLCYCDSGKRSSSAVFLLSQLGYSVYALRGGLDALPAVQRDALLCESGAGYLARSGGRTERSR, encoded by the coding sequence ATGAACGAACCTCTCACTCCCGAGCAGTTACGCATTCTTACCCCGCTCAATGTGCTGTCCGAGCAGCAATGGCGTGAGCTGCGTAGCCAACTGGTACCGCAACCGTTGCTGGCCGGCCAGTTGTTGTTCCGTCAGGGAGATCAGGCCCGCCTCACGTATTACCTGCTGGCAGGCGAACTGCAGTTGCAGGATGCCGAGGGGCGGACGCAACGCGTGTCGGCGGGGAGCGCGATCAGCTGTCATCCGCTTTCCCCCGGGATGCCGCGTCTGCACGAGGCGCGCGCCCTGACTGATGTCAGCGTGCTGATGATCGACAGTGTCACGCTCGACCGCCTGCTGACCTGGCGCCTGGCCTATCAGGATCTGTTGCTGGCGATGCAGCAGGGTGGTGCCGACATCGAATGGCTGGAGCGACTGCTGGAGAACCCGCTGTTCACCAAGGTGCCACCAGCGAACGTGCAGAACATGCTTGGCCGGTTACAGCGCGTCGAGATCGAGGCGGGGCACCAGGTTCTCACCGAAGGCGAGGCGGGCGACTGCTGTTTCTTCCTCGAAAGCGGGCGCGCCGAGGTGATTCGCAGCGCCGGCAGTGATCGCCAGGTGTTGGCCGAGCTGGAAGTAGGCGCCTGCTTTGGTGAGGAGGCGCTGTTGTCGGATAGACCGCGTAACGCCACGGTAACCATGGTCGAAGCCGGCAGCGTGTTGCGCTTGGATCGCCAGGATTTTTTCGCTTTGCTCAAGGCTCCGGTGGTGGCCGAGGTTTCCCTTGGGGAGGCTGCCAGGCTGCTGGCCCAGGGTGCACAATGGCTGGATGTGCGGCTGCTGGAAGAGTACGAGAAGGCGTATGCGCCACAGGCCTTGCACATGCCGCTGCAACTGCTGCGGCTGAAGGCTCGCCTGTTGGACAGGTCGCGCACCTACCTGTGTTATTGCGACAGTGGCAAGCGCAGCAGCAGTGCGGTGTTTCTGCTCTCGCAGCTCGGCTATAGCGTCTACGCCTTGCGCGGTGGTCTGGACGCCTTGCCGGCGGTACAGCGTGATGCGCTGCTTTGCGAGAGCGGGGCTGGTTATCTGGCGCGCTCCGGCGGGCGCACCGAACGTAGCCGGTAG
- a CDS encoding 1-aminocyclopropane-1-carboxylate deaminase/D-cysteine desulfhydrase, which produces MALRFPDWCPQAPLQPLRLDWLEAAGIELACLRLDLVDPLVSGNKWFKLAAHLRAAEAGGAQGVISLGGAHSNHLHALAAAGKRFGFATVGLLRGEPQRTPTIDDLQALGMQLHWLGYAGYRARHQADFWQPWLARYPGFHPVGEGGLSLAGAEGCGAMVDMAQAQLQRIGWQDFDAWWLAAGTGTTLAGLVLGEQGQRLVYGALAVPASHGVAAQVAALLDEAQVVEQGYRLVNAARGGFARLDEPLRQFILRTEQDSGLPLEPVYTGKALMALRDFCGSGHLPRGSRLIFVHTGGLQGRRALMGADYTQV; this is translated from the coding sequence TTGGCACTGCGATTTCCTGATTGGTGCCCGCAGGCACCTCTGCAGCCGCTAAGGCTGGACTGGCTCGAGGCGGCCGGCATCGAGCTGGCCTGTCTGCGTCTGGATCTGGTCGATCCGCTGGTATCGGGCAATAAATGGTTCAAGCTCGCTGCGCATCTACGTGCTGCCGAGGCCGGTGGCGCGCAGGGCGTGATCAGTCTGGGTGGCGCGCACTCGAATCATCTGCATGCGCTGGCTGCGGCGGGCAAGCGCTTCGGCTTCGCCACCGTTGGCTTGCTGCGTGGCGAGCCGCAACGGACGCCTACCATCGACGATCTGCAAGCGCTGGGCATGCAACTGCACTGGTTGGGTTATGCCGGTTATCGGGCGCGTCATCAGGCCGACTTCTGGCAGCCCTGGCTGGCGCGCTACCCCGGTTTTCATCCTGTAGGCGAAGGTGGTTTGAGCCTGGCAGGTGCTGAAGGCTGTGGCGCGATGGTCGATATGGCTCAGGCGCAACTGCAGCGCATCGGCTGGCAGGATTTCGATGCCTGGTGGTTGGCCGCCGGTACCGGCACGACCTTGGCTGGCCTGGTGCTGGGTGAGCAAGGGCAGCGGCTGGTGTATGGCGCCCTGGCGGTTCCAGCCAGTCATGGTGTCGCTGCCCAGGTGGCGGCGTTGCTGGACGAGGCTCAGGTTGTGGAGCAGGGCTATCGCCTGGTCAACGCGGCGCGCGGTGGTTTCGCACGGCTGGATGAGCCGCTACGCCAATTCATCTTACGAACCGAGCAAGACAGCGGTCTGCCCTTGGAGCCTGTTTATACCGGCAAGGCATTGATGGCGTTACGTGATTTTTGCGGCAGCGGTCATCTTCCTCGCGGTTCTCGCCTGATCTTCGTTCATACTGGCGGCTTGCAGGGCCGCCGCGCGCTGATGGGCGCCGACTACACTCAGGTCTGA
- a CDS encoding chromosome partitioning protein ParA: protein MSMQNKPQMVEAVMFFSERGICKQMMFPEFEALLDGVVNMPEFADEQMRAVFVVINPRLLVRAAVFFYLDFDEDGRPDKGWNIPLQHLAERAGRGPDLGAGPIRLACRSQCPVSWHQMHLWDPSLAPGQNDLVILRDAVKRNQLGLLVEDDSAQAVVAERLQVASEDKWYAPDPAKEVAAQLAQKMDQEHRAKTAQLIQQQRLRITSLTQQHEEELAKFKLASEEQSKNLQGQIHGLHQALRQQEELNANLKAQLAAQAESFQCSREEMTQQLRALERHGRTEGDILRAQFDGELQAKVAAAVAQYQEQIAIRDVELAYRNELDAQLQAEVERLKRERDEFASQGGDQALERLAKLGVVFVVYHPGAGHLTIALPDVARYQDNPMAYAAAKCFVSEEQYRHWLAHYQQPTCDTTLPSGERCGIPIDRVDTPSRFILGDSNCCTRHKASNRLRTVS, encoded by the coding sequence ATGAGCATGCAGAACAAGCCGCAGATGGTGGAAGCCGTGATGTTCTTCAGTGAGCGCGGTATCTGCAAACAGATGATGTTCCCTGAATTCGAAGCCTTGCTCGATGGCGTGGTGAACATGCCCGAGTTCGCTGACGAACAGATGCGTGCTGTTTTCGTGGTGATCAACCCGCGTCTGCTGGTCAGGGCCGCGGTGTTCTTCTATCTGGACTTCGACGAGGATGGCCGGCCTGACAAGGGCTGGAACATTCCCCTGCAACACCTGGCCGAGCGCGCCGGTCGTGGACCTGACCTGGGTGCTGGGCCGATCCGACTGGCTTGCCGCAGCCAGTGCCCGGTCTCCTGGCACCAGATGCATCTGTGGGATCCGAGCCTGGCGCCTGGGCAGAACGATCTGGTGATCCTGCGCGATGCGGTCAAGCGCAATCAGCTTGGCCTGCTGGTCGAGGACGATAGTGCCCAGGCCGTGGTGGCCGAGCGTTTGCAGGTGGCGTCCGAGGATAAATGGTACGCCCCCGATCCAGCCAAGGAAGTGGCCGCTCAGTTGGCGCAAAAGATGGATCAGGAGCACAGAGCCAAGACGGCTCAGCTGATTCAGCAGCAACGTTTGCGCATCACCAGCCTGACCCAACAGCACGAAGAGGAGCTGGCCAAGTTCAAGCTGGCCAGCGAAGAGCAGAGCAAGAATCTGCAAGGGCAGATCCACGGGCTGCACCAGGCATTGCGTCAACAGGAAGAACTCAACGCCAATCTCAAGGCGCAGCTGGCTGCACAGGCTGAGAGCTTTCAGTGCAGTCGCGAAGAAATGACCCAGCAATTGCGTGCACTGGAGCGTCATGGACGTACCGAGGGCGATATCCTGCGTGCCCAGTTCGATGGCGAGCTGCAGGCGAAGGTCGCCGCTGCTGTGGCGCAATATCAGGAACAGATTGCCATCCGCGATGTGGAACTGGCCTACCGTAATGAACTGGATGCCCAGCTACAGGCCGAGGTCGAACGGCTCAAGCGTGAGCGTGATGAGTTCGCCAGCCAGGGAGGGGATCAGGCCCTTGAGCGTCTGGCCAAGCTCGGCGTAGTCTTCGTGGTTTATCACCCCGGCGCCGGGCACCTGACCATTGCGCTGCCGGATGTCGCGCGCTATCAGGACAACCCCATGGCCTACGCTGCCGCCAAGTGCTTCGTTTCCGAAGAACAGTACCGCCATTGGCTGGCTCATTATCAGCAACCGACCTGCGATACGACGCTGCCCAGCGGCGAGCGTTGCGGTATTCCCATCGACCGAGTGGATACGCCCAGTCGCTTCATCCTCGGCGACTCCAACTGTTGCACGCGCCACAAGGCCAGTAACCGCCTGCGCACCGTCAGCTGA
- a CDS encoding TAXI family TRAP transporter solute-binding subunit, with translation MRLTKRLGLLVAAAILVNSPNAHANPTSINILTGGTSGVYYPLGMTLSTLYSEGIDNSDTTVRATKASVENLNLLQIARGQLAFALGDSVADAWKGNEEAGFRAPRDRLRAIAGIYPNYIQIVASKESGINSLQDLRGKRISVGAPRSGTELNARAIFKAAGLSYKDMGHVEFKPYAESVELIEKGQLDATLQSAGLGMAAIRELAERVPTTFVAIPPDIVARIGSGAYQSGIIPAGTYEGQSSDVPTATITNILVSQTSVSEELAYEMTRLLFENLDRLADSHPAARDIRLERAVSGLPIPLHPGAERFYREAGVLR, from the coding sequence ATGCGCTTAACCAAGCGTCTTGGCCTGCTCGTCGCTGCCGCGATCCTGGTCAACAGCCCCAACGCCCACGCCAACCCAACATCGATCAACATTCTCACTGGTGGCACCAGCGGAGTTTATTATCCGCTGGGCATGACCCTCTCCACGCTCTACAGCGAGGGCATCGACAATTCGGACACGACTGTGCGCGCCACCAAGGCCTCGGTGGAAAACCTCAACCTGCTGCAAATCGCCCGCGGCCAGCTCGCCTTTGCCCTTGGCGACTCGGTGGCCGATGCCTGGAAAGGCAACGAGGAAGCCGGTTTCAGGGCACCGCGCGACAGACTTCGCGCGATCGCCGGCATCTATCCGAACTACATTCAGATCGTCGCCAGCAAGGAGTCGGGAATCAACAGCCTGCAGGACTTGCGCGGCAAGCGCATTTCCGTCGGCGCACCGCGCTCGGGCACCGAACTCAACGCACGGGCGATCTTCAAGGCCGCCGGTCTGAGCTACAAGGACATGGGCCATGTCGAATTCAAGCCCTATGCCGAATCGGTCGAATTGATCGAGAAAGGGCAACTGGATGCCACCCTTCAGTCAGCCGGCCTGGGCATGGCGGCGATTCGCGAACTGGCTGAACGCGTTCCCACTACCTTCGTAGCGATCCCGCCAGACATCGTCGCACGCATCGGCAGTGGAGCCTATCAGTCGGGCATCATTCCGGCCGGCACCTATGAAGGACAGTCCAGCGATGTGCCGACAGCCACCATCACCAATATCCTGGTCAGCCAGACCAGCGTGTCGGAAGAGCTGGCCTACGAGATGACCCGATTGCTGTTCGAGAACCTCGATCGCCTCGCCGACTCGCATCCAGCTGCCCGCGATATCCGCCTGGAGCGAGCCGTCAGCGGGCTGCCTATTCCACTGCACCCAGGAGCCGAGCGTTTCTACCGCGAGGCTGGCGTTCTGCGCTGA
- a CDS encoding nuclear transport factor 2 family protein, with protein MSLNAQLHPAAAASLERWHQFVAAKDLSALPELLHPQAVFRSPMAHTPYPGAQVVNLILNTVLKVFEDFAYHRELATADGLNVVLEFSARVGGRELKGIDMIRFDESGRIVEFEVMVRPMSGLQALGAEMAQRLAPFLAAAKG; from the coding sequence ATGTCCCTCAATGCCCAACTGCATCCTGCCGCCGCTGCCAGTCTGGAGCGCTGGCATCAGTTCGTCGCCGCCAAGGATCTCAGCGCCTTGCCCGAACTGCTGCATCCGCAGGCCGTATTTCGCTCACCCATGGCGCACACCCCTTATCCGGGGGCGCAGGTGGTCAACCTGATCCTCAATACCGTGCTCAAGGTGTTCGAGGACTTCGCCTATCACCGCGAGCTGGCCACGGCCGATGGTCTCAACGTGGTGCTGGAGTTTTCTGCGCGGGTCGGTGGCCGTGAGTTGAAAGGGATCGACATGATCCGTTTCGACGAATCGGGACGGATCGTCGAGTTCGAAGTGATGGTGCGACCGATGAGTGGCCTGCAGGCGCTCGGTGCGGAAATGGCGCAGCGCCTGGCGCCATTTCTCGCCGCAGCCAAGGGCTGA